In Armatimonadota bacterium, the sequence GAGGCTGAATCTCGTAAGGTATCCGAACAATTAGGCATTCCTCAAGAAAACCTCTTCTTCCACCTCGCTTCTGACGGAATCATCTGCACCGAGTTTCGCGATCTCCTTCCCCGCTTCCGGGAGATCATGTCCACCGTCAAACCCGACGTCGTCGCCTGCGGCGCATTCGAGCAAGGCCATGTCGATCACGACACCACCAATGTCCTTGTGAACCTTTCTTTCGATGGACCCGTGCTCGAAATTCCCTTCTATCACACCTACGCCACGCGCTTACAGGTCATGAACGCCTTCTCAGACCCGACCGGTCAATCCGTCCTGCACCTAAGCTCCGACGAACAAAAACTCAAACGTCAAATCGCCAAGCTCTATCGTAGTCAAAACATTTGGTCGGTCCTACTTTGGTTTGAAATTTGGCAAGTCGCTCAAGGGCGGCGAATGACCCTCTCCAGCCGCGAGACCATGCGATTACAGCAGCACAAGCTATTTCGGCTCCCGAACCATCCAGCCCACGTAGCGGCACTAGTCGAGCGGTGTGACAAGTGGCACTGGTGGTGCGATCACGTCCTTCCGTACGTGCCCGGCTAGGTACCCTTTAGCAGTATGTTTCGCAAATTGATGGAGCGCGTGGACCGGATGATGGGTCGCGGCGTGATTGACGAAGAGTTTTACGAAGAACTCGAAGAAGCGCTCCTCCAGGCGGACACTAATATTCAGGTTGCCCACGAGATTCTCGAAGAGCTTCGAAAAGCCGTTCGCGAAGAGAAAATAACCGATGCGGCTGGCATGAAAGCTCGACTCCAAAAAGCCATCGGCGATCGCTTCCGCTCCCTAGAACCCGTCGGTCTCTCGGTCGCCGAAGAAGGGCCTACGGTCTACATGTTCGTTGGCGTCAACGGCGTCGGTAAAACCACCACTATCGCCAAGCTCGGGCACCTACTCGTCAATAAATTCAAGGTCAGCGTCCTCCTCGCGGCCGGTGACACCTTCCGTGCCGCCGCCATCGAACAGCTCGACACTTGGGCTAAGCGCATCGGAACCGATATCGTCAAATCCCAACCCGGAGCCGACTCTGCTACCGTCCTGTTCGACGCCATCACCGCCGCCAAAGCCCGCGGCACCCAATTCGTCCTTTGCGATACCGCTGGGCGACAGCATTCCAAATCTAACCTCATGGCCGAGCTGCAAAAAGTTCGCAAGGTCACCAACAAGGCTCTCGGACGCGATCCCGACGAAGTGCTATTAGTCATCGATGCTAATACCGGTCAAAATGCCATTCGTCAAGCCGAGGAGTTCACCAAAATCGCTGGAGTAACTGGTTTGATCCTCACCAAACTAGACGGTACCGCCCGCGGCGGCGCCCTCATCGGTGTCTACGACCGCCTCAAAGTCCCGATCAAGTTCATCGGCATAGGCGAAAAAGTCACCGACCTCAAAGACTTCAAACCCGACGAATTCGCCGAAGGTTTGTTCGACGACTAAGCCCGACTTATCGCGCAGACTCGGTTGCTACCTGAACGGCTTGAGGTCCGTTGCTCGGGACTAGAACTTCGAACTGACGGACTGACTTTCGTCCCAATTAATTAGTCAAATGCTCCATCTAGGTTTCATTTAGCCACTATGGTTAAGCCCTGCTTCAAATTGAGTTCTAAGTTTCAGAAATTTCCGTTCGAGAATGTCAATCTTGGCGCGGTCGCTACTAGGATCGAGTAGTGAAGTGCCTTTTGCGACTCCCAGATACTTGACCTTGTCATTGATCTGGATCTGTACCCAGGGCCAAAACTGTCGACACTCCACACTCGGCAATTCCGCAGATAGCTGAGCGTAATCTTCCATTCCATATTTGTGAGGCAAGGCTAGGTACCGCAGAGATTTGCACTTGCCAATTGGTGACAACCCGCCGGAAATTACCTTGACGTCGTTGAGATAGAGCTCCTCAAGATTGGGAAGGAACCGCAGGGGTTCCAAAGTTTCAAGAGTTATCTTATTCCACAAGCCCGCATCAATTTCTAGAACTCGCAGTGTGGTTAGAGCCGCAAGGGAATCCAGATTCCTGATCTTATTCGTGCTCTGAAGGGAAAGTACTTCAAGATTTGTGAGTTGGCCCACCGAGTCAAGGTTTGCCAACTTCGTGTTCCAAGTGATTTGAAGGCTTTTTAAGCGACCAAGTTTTTGAAGAGGCGAGAGATCTCCAATATGTATAGCCTTGAAGCGCAAGTCATCCACGTCGAGCCTTTCGCTTAGCCACTCCAAGTCGCTTTTCTTCGGGCGGTAAACAAAGGCAATACGCCCAGTGGTCTTCTTCGGAAGGTCCCTGAGCCTCATTGGATTTCCGTCCACAATGACCATGGCGTCTTCACCTGAGTCGAAGTGGACGTGCCTAAACGGATTGGGCATTCGGAATTGTCGATACGACGGACCAGGTGCAAGCATTTATTGCTGTTATTCCGCAGTTCCCCAATTTAGAGGATAAGCTCGAAGAAATCCGCGCTCAAAAGCACTCAGACCAACTTTCGAAACTGGTGCTTCCCTACTTTCAGAACGCACCCAACCAAGGCGTCCATCCCAATTCGCAGGTCCGAAACCTTTTCGCCATCCAAGGCAACGGCTCCCGCTCCAATTAGGGATTTAGCTTTCCCGTTAGACTCGGCCAAGCCCAAAGCCGCGATCAAAGCCGGAAGCGACACAAACCCCTCGATCACCAAATCCGCCGGAATTTCCGCCTCCTCCGCATCGGTCACAACCTTCCGCTGACTAAACGTCTCAATGAAGTAGCGCTCAGCCTCATCTGCCGCCTCAGAAGAATGGTACAAAGCCACGATCTCCTTCGCCAATCGAATTTTGGCATCCCGCGGATTCTTGCCCGGCCCCATCATTTCAGCGACCTCAGAAAGCGGCACATCCGTACACAGCTCGAACCAATTCGCAATGGTCTCGTCGGGAATCGACATCGTCTTGCCAAACATCGTGTTCGGCTCGTCCGTAACCGAGATGTAGTTCCCCAGCGACTGCGACATCTTCTCCTTGCCGTCAGTCCCCACCAGCAACGGGCACAAAACAACCGCCTGCGGCTCCAAGCCGTATTGCTCCATCAGGGTCCGCCCGACCAGGTTATTGAACTTCTGATCGTTCCCGCCGATCTCGATGTCGCTCTTGATCTCCACCGAATCCATGCCCTGACAAAGCGGATATAGAATCTCGTGCATGGCGATCGGCTCGTGGTTCTCAAACCGCTTTGTGAAGTCGTCACGCTCCATGATGCGCGCCACTGTGTACCGCGAGCACAAGCGAATCACATCCTCAAACGACATCTTGCCCAGCCAATCCTTGTTGTAGTAAATCTCGGTCCTTTCCGGGTCCAGAATTCGAAAGAACTGCTTCGAAACGGCATCGACGTTGGCCTGAACCTCTTCCCGGGTAAGCTGTTTACGGGTCTTGCTTTTGCCGCTCGGGTCGCCGATCTGCGCCGTAAAATCTCCGATGATCAGGCAGGCGATATGGCCGAGTTTCTGAAAATCGCGCAGCTTGCGGAGCACCACCGCCCAGCCAAGCGTGACGTCCTTGGCTGTCGGGTCCACACCGAGCTTGACTCGCAAGGTCCGACCAGCTTTGATGCGCTCTAAAATATCCGACTCGCCGATGATTTCGGTCGTGCCTCGCCGGATGATCTGAAGCTGTTCGTCTTGGGTCATTGGATCAATTTTACCGGGAACCCAAGCACCGGGATTTCCGGTAAAGTACCGGCATGAAACTCCATTATCCGATCACTCTTTTGATCGCTAGTGTGGCCTGTCTTTCCCAAGCCCAATTCTCAACCGGAATGCGAGCTGTTCCGGCTGATCTCAAGCCCGGATTCGACTCCATCATGACCCAAGATGGCAAGAATTTCCTCACCTTCCTCTCCGAAAAATGTGAAGGTCGCGGCACCGGTCAACCCGGCTTCCAAAAGGCGATGGACTACATGGCGGCCCACTTCAAAGAATATGGTCTCAAGCCGATCATGCCGGACGGAAGCTATTTCCAACTCGTAGACTTCTGGCGAACTGGCCCCGACCTCGGAGCCTCAAAACTTTCAAGCCCTCGCTACACCGCAACGACCAAGGAAATCGGCATCTCTCGCAATGGCACTTTAGATGCGTCGGGTGACGTCGTCTTCGTCTACGCAAAAGGCGACCTTGAACGACTCACCGACGAGGTCAAAGATGCAGTCAAGGACAAGATCGTGATCGCCAAAAACGACTCCTCCTTCAAGAATCTTGAAAACTACCTAATGGGTGCCGACGCCAAAACCGTTATCAGCATCGTCGACAAACTGCCCGAGGCGAACTGGAATGCCTCGCGCAACGAACCCTCACTCAGCTCAACTCTTGCCCGACTCGCAATCACGGAAAAGACTCTCCACAAGCTCATCGGCAAGGAAGACCTCGAAAAAATGAAAGCCATAATGTCCAGCCCGGTCCCGGCGGGCAACGTGGTCGTGACTCCGATCTCCGAGCAACTAACGGCAGGCTCCAAGTCCGTGGTCGAAAAGATCAAAGTCGGAAACGTGGTCGCCAAGCTGGAAGGTTCCGACCCCGCCCTGCGGGACGAATTCATAGGAGTCGGTGCCCACCTCGATCACCTCGGCAAACGAGGCGATGTCGTGTACCCGGGCGCGGATGACGACGGCTCCGGTACTACTGCCCTTCTGCAGATCGCAAAGGCCATGTCGATCAACCCCATCAAACCGAAACGCACGGTTATCTTTATGTCCTTCTACGGCGAAGAAATGGGCCTCCTCGGTTCGCGCACCTTCAGCGACAACCCGCCGATCGACCTGACCAAGATGATCGCCGAGTTACAAATGGACATGGTGGGCCGCAACTCGGTTGGCCCGCAAAACGGCGATCCCAACCGCGTCGATAAAGAGGAGGAAAACCGAGACACTATTCGTCTCGTCGGGTCAAAGCGCATCTCGACCGCCCTGGACAAGATCATTCAGGATCAAAACGAGTCGATCGGCTACCGATTCAAGTACGACGCCGAGGATGTGTACACGCGAAGCGACCACTACAACTTCGCTCGCAAAGGCATCCCCATCGCGTTCTTCTTCACCGGCTTCCACCCCGACTACCACAAGCCGACCGACACGATCGAGAAGATCAATTTCGACAAGATCGCCAACACAGCCAAACTCGTGTACCTGACGATCTTTAAGCTGGGCGACCACGAAGGCATGCTCCCGCACGACGTCGACCAAAGCGGTGGCGGTCTATAAAAGAAAACGGCCCGGAGCATTTGCTCCGGGCCGTTTCAGGCCAAGTTACAATCCGGCCTTAGCGACGAAATCGACGATGTCGGCGATTCGACAGCTATAGCCCCACTCGTTGTCGTACCAGCTCACGACCTTGGCCATGTTGCCAATCGTGATGGTGTCCAGCGCACTGAAGATCGAACTGTGCGTGTTGCCGCGCAGGTCGGTGGAAACCAGCGGCTCCTCCGTGTACTGCAAAATGCCTTTCATCGCACCTTCGGCGTACTCCTTCATGGCGGCGTTGATCTCGGCAACCGAGGCTTCCTTGTTCAGAACCGCGGTAAAGTCCACGACCGAGACGGTTGGAACCGGCACGCGGAAAGCCATACCCGTGAACTTGCCCACAAGCTCGGGAATGACCAGCCCAACCGCTCGCGCCGCGCCGGTCGAGGAAGGAACGATGTTCTGCGAAGCCGCGCGCGCATCGCGCAGGTCCTTCGAAGCCGTGTCCTGCGTTCTCTGCGAGTTGGTAAAAGCGTGAACGGTGGTGAGAAGCCCCTTGTCGATGCCGAACTTCTCATGAAGCACCTTGGCGACCGGAGCCAGGCCGTTGGTCGTACACGACGCATTCGAGATCACGTGGTGCTTGCTCGGATCGTACATTCCGTCGTTAACGCCCAGCACAACCGTGATGTCCTCGTTCTTCGCCGGAGCCGAGATGATGACCTTCTTGACGCCATGCTTGCGGTGATCGACCGCCTTCGTCGCGTCGGTGAAGAAACCGGTCGATTCGATGACGAGATCGACGCCTTCGCTGTCCCACGGAATCGAGCCCGGATCGCGCTCGGCGAAAACCTTGATGGACTTGCCGTTTACCGTGAACGAGCTATCGTCGTGGGAGACTTCGCCGTTGAAATTGCCGTAGGTCGAATCGTATTTCAGAAGGTGAGCATTGGTCTTGGTGTCGGTCAGGTCGTTGACTGCAACCACCTCGATCGAATCCGGGTGTCGTTCCAGGATCGTTCGTAGGGAGAGTCTTCCAATCCTTCCAAAACCGTTAATGCCGACGCGAACTGCCATGCGTGCAGTTTACTGCGTCGGAGAGTCGAGAGTCTCGTCGTTCCTCGTTTGCACCGTTTCTTCATACGGAATGATCGGCGAATCAAGTTCGGGCTCTGGTGGAGCCGTGGGCTCCTCTTCGTACGCCACCGCCACAGTATCGATCACCTCGGCGTCCGCGTCAGCCTCATACTCGTTGGGCAACGCCTCGCTGGACTTCGGCTCGTGCAGGATTTTCAAGCTTAGGGCCAGCCCGCCCAGCACACAAAGCGCGCAGCCCACAAACGGCGAGTAACGACCGAACGACGCTCCGAGACCAATCTGCTGACCGAGCGGCTGAAGCTTTTCGTACATCGTTGCACCGATGGGCGCGCCGATCATAGCCCCCACACCCTGAGCCGTCATGACCGCGCCAATGTTTGTGGCCCGCTTCTCGGGATTGATGTCGCTGACGCTCGCCATCCAGGCCGGAATCGTCAACAGGAACCCAATACCGATGGGCAGCCCGCCCAGCGCCAAAAACCACGGCGAACGCAGGAACGGTAGAAAGGCTCCGAGCGCAATCACACAGGTTCCCGCCGAACAAAGCGAGAGCCCGATGTGAACGGCCTTGACCTTGCCGAGCCGCTCGCCAACCTTGGCCATCGTCCCGCTCAGGCCTGCCATCGCTAACGCGCCAGGAAGGATCATGAAGCCGATCAGCGACTCGCTCATGTGGAATTCCTCGACCGGAAACAGCTTGAAAATCGTCAGCGGGAAGCCGATGCCCATGAAGGTCACGACGGCAAGAATCAGATACTCGGGAATCTGCTTCAGCGAGTCGACGAAGTCTTGGAATCCGCTCGAATGCTCGTCTTTGACCGGCGGCGTCTGATGCGCCACGCGTTGGCTGGCAAAAGCCGCTCCCGCAAACAGGACCGAGGCAAGGATAATGCCCGCGTAGCGCTTGCCGGAAAGGTCATTGACGATGCCCCCGAGCGGATAGGCGAGGGCAATCCCGATCATGTAGCAGGCGTTGAGGTAGCTCATCGCGTGCTGGCGTTCGTTGTCCTCGACCACGTCGTTCATCTGCGCGAAGGCCGCCGGCCACAGCATCGCCACCGCGATGCCGTCGAAGGCGCGCAGGACAATAAAGGCCAGCGTCTCGACTGGCGCGCCGTCCAAATGCGGCAAAAAGATACTGATGAGCGAGGTGAAGATGCTGATCGTCGGACCAAAAATCATCAGCTTTCGGGTGCCGAATTTGTCGGCGATGTGGCCAGTGATCGACTTGAAGACGGCCTCAAACAAGAGGAACGTCACCATGACCAAGCCGATGACCGAGGTTCCGAAATGCCGGTCCTCGGCAAGGTAGATCGGCATCGTCGATAGGTTCAGCGTCGCATATCCGATCTCGGCGAAGAGGGCGATGATGAGGATGTTTTGGACTGGCCTTTTCTGCCAGCACGGTTGCGTTTGAACCTGACTCATCTTCCCTCCTTCTTCATAGTCCTCTAATGATACTTGTACGGCGGGAATTCCGTTTTGTGGCCCACTCTGATATGCTTTGGGCGTATGTTGTCGAGCCTCATCGTCGAGCTTTTTTTCAACCCGCAGGACACCCCGATCACCACGAAGTCCCTCATTGAAAATCGATTCGACCTCACTCACGAGCCGTCTCCGCGCTTTACCATGCGGCAGTCGAGTAGCTATTCCCCAATCTCCAAGACGCCGGGGAACGAGGACTGGTTCGCCAACGACGACTACGGCCACTACCTGCGGCAAGAGGGTAACGAGTACGTGATGGCCGACCTAAAAGGCCCGGGCGCGGTGGTGCGAATGTGGTCGGCAAACCCGATGGGAACCCTGCGAATGTACTTCGACGGCGAATCACAGCCTCGCGTGAAGGTCAACATGCGCGACTGGGTGCAGAACCTCCAGCAGCAGATGGGCCCGATCGGCTCCGAATTCGCTTTTTGGGCCGGTCCGGGTTGGGACGTTTATGTGCCGATGCCTTACGAGAAGGGCGTCAAGATCACGATGGAGCCAGGTCCGAAGGATAACCCGAAGGGCCTTTACTACCACGTGGGGTACCGAACCTATGCCCCGGCAACGCAGGTCAAGACTTTCCAGCCGAGCGACCTCGACGCCAATTTGATGGCTCGACCTGAGCCCTCCGCGAACCTGCATCAAGCCGTCACACTGACACCTGGCTCGAAGTCGACGACGGTTCAGTTCGATGGCCCAGGCAAGATCGAAGACATCCATTTGAACTGGAACTACGGCGCCAAGGACCTGCACAAGACGCTTCGCTCGATTTGGGTGACCGGCACCTTCGATGGCGAGCAAACCATCAGCGCACCGCTCGGCGACTTTCTCGCCGCACCGTTTGGGCATGGATCGAAGGACTCGATGGAGGTCCATCTGCGGTTCGATATGCCGTTCAAGAAATCGGCTTCCTTTACCTTTGAGCGCAACACCGCGTTCGGCGGCGACTCGGTTCTCGTCGAGTTCTCGGGCGAGTCCGTGCGATACGCAGGCAACGAGGTCATCAACCTGTTCCACTGCGACTTCAGCCGCGACCGGGGCCGAACGCGACCGATGCGAGACATGCACTGGCTGGACGCCAAGGGAACCGGCTACCTGGTCGGGTGCAACCTACTGATGCAGAACCCGCGGCGCGAATGGTGGGGCGAGGGCGACGAAAAGATCTTCGTTGATGGCGAGACGTTCCCGTCGTTCTTCGGCACCGGTAGCGAGGACTTCCTCAACTACGCCTGGGGTTCAGCCACGCCTTTCTGGACGCCGTGCGGATCGCAAAACTACACGACGACGACCGCCAACAGCTTCGGCTACTGCAACATCTCTCGCCTGATGACCCTCGACCCGATTCCATTCACGAAGTCGATCAAGTTCGACGTCGAGATGTGGCACTGGGCCGACTGCGTCGCGACCTGGGACCGCGTGGTGTATTGGTACGCCCAGCCGGGCGCGACGGTGGTTCGGCAAGCAAGGCCGAGTTGGAAGGACCTGGAACTTCCCGATGTGGAAGACATCGTCCACATTCCCGGCGCGATCGAGGGCGAAGACCTGAAGTACTCGGCGACCGGCGGGTCGTCCGAGGTGCAGGGCGCATTCGGCGACATGTCGGGTCGCGGACAGATTTGGTGGATGGACGCGCCGGACGGCGCTAAGCTGAACGTCGAGGTCCCGGCCGCCGATGGCGAATACGAACTAACCCTTGGCGCATGCTTCGCCCGCGACTACGGCATTCATCAGCTTTATTGGAATGGAATGAAGCTGGGCCAACCGGTCGACTTCTATGACGACAATCTGCAATGGAAGCAGGTGAAGCTCGGAAAGGTGAAGGTGACGGGCGGCAAGGCCGTGTTCACCGCCGAGTGTGTGGGCGCCAACCCGAAGGCCGAGCCGAGGAAGATGTTCGCCGTGGATTACCTGCTTTTGAAGAAACTATAATGCCGGACTACGCTTATTGATGAACGGACCGATCTTGCGAGCGATCCCGATAGGGAGCAAGCTTGAGATTAGCGCCATTAAGAAGGTCAATATACTCCCTCGCACGTCGTCAAGAATCATCGTAATCGCTCGGGGTGCTCGGATTTTTGATGTCCGATCAAACTCTGCTTCAGATCCTTTTCGAAGAATAGGTATCGCTTTGAGGAGATCATCCGAAGAACGCCAAGCCTTTTGCGCAACTTCAAATGAATCGGTCGAACCGAAGTTTAGGAAATTGAGGTTATCGTCGCGCAGGGGGAACACCGTAATGTTTAGTTTTCGGACTTCATCGGTTTTGAGTGGATAAATCCATTTTCCATCCGCCTTACCGAGAATAACAACTCCACGATCTTGCGGCCGTTTGATCGTCGTCGAGAGCTTGCTCATTGCCTGTTCGGATTCCTGCTGACTCCCTGAGATGCTGGCAACATACATTTCGTAGCGCTCAGTCATGATCGGTCGATACGTCAAAGCGTACTGGTGCCAAGAATCCTCAAAGTCCTTCATCTTCGCGTCATATACGCCAAATGAATGAAAATCTCCCAACAGAACAGCGGTAAATCCCAGCGAGATCATCGCAACCGCAAGGCCAAACGCCGTGACGGATACCCGCCCGGCACGAATGATTCCTAAGACTGCAAGGAAACCGGCCAAATAGACGACGATCAGTCCAATCGGTAGCATTGCACCGGATATTCTCCCGTGAAGGCGAATTGAAGCAAATTTGATGAGAAACGCCCCAACTAACCACAGCGATGCCGCGAGCCATTGCAGCCGTAAAGCAATCGATTTGGTTGAAGCGGAAATAATTCGCGATGCGATCTCGTCAATTGTCCCGATGCGACCATCTGCCAGACGCTTGGACTCAACATCCGATTTTCCGGCAAGCAGACCTTCTTCGTAAAGATCTTCATAGTGCTCGACTATTTCACGGATCTCGTCCGAATAATCCTTGCGAGTCCGACGACGAACTGCTCCGCGCAGTACGCTTTCGAAATCCCCGACAGCGCTATGCATGGCCCACCGCCCACGCTTTCGCCGGCTTCATCACCGCGTTCACTTTGTCGACAAACTTCTCAAACTCCTGTTGCCGCTCGCGAAGAAAGCGAGAGCCGTCTTCGGTGATCGAATAAACTCGCCGATTCGGCTTGCCTTCCTGCACGACCCACTCGGCGGTGACATAGCCGTTCTCTTCCAATTTGCGCAGGGCCGGATACAGTTGGGCCTCGCCGTACTTAAACAAATCTTCGCTCAGTTCGCGGATGCGCTTAGCGATCTCATATCCATAGCCGGGCTGGTCTTGGAGAACACCCAAAACCATCGCCTCGACATCACTTCTAAAGTCCATACAAAGGACTATACATCAAAACTTTATATATGTTCACAAATTATTTGACAATCGCCATGCTGATGCCATCGCCGATGGGCAGAAGCACTACGTCTACGCGATCGTCTTGGATCAGCTTCTCGTTGTAGGCGCGAAGCACATTCGTATTCTCTTCCTGGTTCTCGGGGTCGATGATGCGCCCAGCCCAGAGCACGTTGTCGCTGAGGATCAGCCCGCCTTTGCGCACCAGCTTAAGGCACCGTTCAAAGTAGTTCGGCATGTTCGGCTTGTCGGGATCGATAAACGCGATATCGAACGGCGCAACCCCTTCGGCAATGAGTGAATCGAGCGTATCGAGAGCCGGACCAAGGCGAAGTTCGATATTGTCGCCGTAACCCGCCTTGCTCCAATACCGCTTCGCCACGTTGGTGAACTCCTCATTGATATCGCAAGCGACGACTTTAGAATCCGGTCCCATCGCTTGGGCCACCACCAACGAACTGTAGCCGGTGAAGACGCCAATTTCGAGGTATCGCTTTGCCCCCGTCGCCTTGGCCAGCCAACCCATAAACAACCCTTGATCCGGACTGATTTGGTACCCGGCATCCGGCATTTGGGCGGTCTCTTCGCGCAGTTCGCGCAGGATGTCGGCTTCCTTCAGAGTGACCGATTCAATGTAGGTCTGCAGGGCAGGGTCGATAAAGCTCTTGGCCATTTCACTAGGTTATCCGTTTCAAGTGCAAAATACTTCTCACAAAACATGTTACTATTGAGTAACATATGAATATGGAAGACACCGCGGTTTGGAAAGCGCTCGCCGACGAAACGCGACGAGGTCTGCTCGATAGCTTGAAAAATCGGCCGGCGACCACCGGCGAGCTCTGCGAAGAGTTCGCTCACTTGGATCGCTGTACGATCATGAAGCACCTCTGTGTGCTTGAGCATTCGAACCTCATCACGTTTCGGCGCGAAGGCCGAAACCGCATGAACTTCCTAAACCCGGTTCAACTCCAAAAGATACATACGCGGTGGCTGACCAGCTACACCGCGCAACGGGCCCAGAGCCTGCTGAATTTGAAGGAGCGAGCCGAGGGGGTTGCGCCCGCTATGCCAATGGAAAACACCACAACACTCGAAACACGCGCGGCAAAGTACGCGTTCGACGTCGACATCAAAGCGCCAAAGGAGAAGGTCTGGAACCTTCTCACCAACGACTCGTCCTGGTTTCCCGACGCCTACAACTCCAATCCGCGCACCAAAGGGTTCGTGATGGAGCAGAAGGTCGGGGGCATCTTTTACGAGGATTACGGTGACGGAAACGGGAAGATGATGGGAATGGTCGTCGGCCTCGACGTGCCAAATCGCGTCCAGGTCCAGGGTCCGGTCACCACCGACTTCGGCGGTCCCGCCACCCACATGTTCACCATGGAACTGGTCGAGACCGCCGACGGCTGTACCTTCAAGTTCGACGACGCTCTGTTCGGCGTCTTCCCGGACGAGCTTCTTCAGGGTCGCCAAGGCGCCTTTAGGGACTTGTTCGGAACCCATCTGAAGGCGGCAGCCGAGAAGGCTCTTTAGCCTCCGACCTTACTGGGCGATGATGTTGTCCTTCAGGCAGGACATCTGAACCGCAAACTCTTCGGGGGTGACCAGCTTGGTTTCGCCCTCGAAGTAGGTCACGCGCATGGGATCGTCGCCCGTGTCCTCATAGATATGAGTCCAAAACATCGGCATCGTCGGACAATTCCATGTCGAGGAAAGGGCAACATGAAACACGCCGAACCGGCTGGACGTGTTGTACGCCGAGCCCGTCATCGCCTTCCAACTGATGAAATTGTGATCGGACGGCTGGGCAACATCCGGCACCGTGTCGATATTCGACGTACACAGTTCGCTTCCCGTCGATTCGGCCAGGAGCGCGCAGGTTCCC encodes:
- a CDS encoding methyltransferase domain-containing protein — its product is MAKSFIDPALQTYIESVTLKEADILRELREETAQMPDAGYQISPDQGLFMGWLAKATGAKRYLEIGVFTGYSSLVVAQAMGPDSKVVACDINEEFTNVAKRYWSKAGYGDNIELRLGPALDTLDSLIAEGVAPFDIAFIDPDKPNMPNYFERCLKLVRKGGLILSDNVLWAGRIIDPENQEENTNVLRAYNEKLIQDDRVDVVLLPIGDGISMAIVK
- a CDS encoding PadR family transcriptional regulator, which encodes MDFRSDVEAMVLGVLQDQPGYGYEIAKRIRELSEDLFKYGEAQLYPALRKLEENGYVTAEWVVQEGKPNRRVYSITEDGSRFLRERQQEFEKFVDKVNAVMKPAKAWAVGHA
- a CDS encoding helix-turn-helix domain-containing protein gives rise to the protein MNMEDTAVWKALADETRRGLLDSLKNRPATTGELCEEFAHLDRCTIMKHLCVLEHSNLITFRREGRNRMNFLNPVQLQKIHTRWLTSYTAQRAQSLLNLKERAEGVAPAMPMENTTTLETRAAKYAFDVDIKAPKEKVWNLLTNDSSWFPDAYNSNPRTKGFVMEQKVGGIFYEDYGDGNGKMMGMVVGLDVPNRVQVQGPVTTDFGGPATHMFTMELVETADGCTFKFDDALFGVFPDELLQGRQGAFRDLFGTHLKAAAEKAL